The sequence below is a genomic window from Silene latifolia isolate original U9 population chromosome 7, ASM4854445v1, whole genome shotgun sequence.
TTTTATGTTGAAGTCTAGCTGTTGGTTATTGAActttatacataaaaaaaaatgttTCCCTACAAAATACGCATTAAAAGAATGAACCTGTGAATGACTAAATTGAAAGTAAACTAAGCAATGCGGAAAATTATCTAAATTGAAAATGAACTATAGTTTTCCTAAAAAATGCAAACAAAACATCTTTGAAAACGCCCTTTCCCTTTGTGTCTCAACTTTCTCTAATTTTTagagaaaaacaagcaaaagaaTGAAAATTTGGTCATGTAATGCTCTCTATGTCAGCTCTCAACTGCATCATTTAGCACTGTAAATCAAAGCACAATCTCTCTTAGAATCATTGTTTGAATCGATCTTAACAACTTTGAAAAATGCTCGGAAACCTGAGTTTGTTCACTATCAAGAATGTGAGTTTCCTCTACAGATCTCAAGTTGCTGACAAAAATCCACCCTTCTTGCATCAATAAGTCACCTTTTAACCCTGGATTCTCTCTATCCTTGCAATTGCATCGTCCATGCTTGGCCTCTTATCAAGATCACTCTCAGTACAAGCAGCCCCGACATGAAGAAGCTCAATCATAGACGGTAAAGAATCCTCGTAAGACGAAACTATCTCTGGATCCAAAAATTCTCCCTCTTTCTTCTCTTCAATGGCTGATCGAACCCATTGAATGACATCGGTCCCACCTTTACCAGCATTGAGATACTGAGATGGGAATTTTCCCGTTAGAATTTCGAGAATGATAATCCCAAGACAGTAAACATCGGCTTTGGGAGTGATTGGCTGGTTTTCTAATGCTTCAGGTGCTTTATATGCAAACATCCCTTGTGCTGCTTGGTTGATGCTTACCATTTTAATGAAGGCGTAATCTGAGAGCAGAGGTTCGTAGTTATCAGTGATAAGTACATTGCTGGATTTTAGGTTTCCATGAGGAAGATCATAGGAAGAGAACTCCGCGTATAGGTATTGTAACCCGCTTGCTATGCCTTTTATAATTTTGAGACGCGTTGGCCAATTTAGCTCAGCATGGCATGTGCCCCGATCCCCTGAAAGATCAGTCCAATGTTTAGGTTAGATAAGATAGCCAAGATCAATTATGGTCCTGAACCAGGAAGCTGCTTTTTCTGTAGATATTTTGGACATCACAGTTTTATTGCTTATACAACTCTACGGGCAGGGATGACAATGGGTCGAAACTGGATCGCGTCTTGTTTGATCTAGTTCCCTAAATTTTGGACCCACTGGGCAAGTAATTTTCATATCATATTCTAATCCAGAATAAGGCAAGTTCATAGGACTATAGGAGTAATAGAAATAACATTCATGAATTAGGAAACAAGAAGGATTGACATACCGTGGAGGACATACAACAAGCTGCCTTTAGAGATGTACTCCGAAACCACAAGCTTCTCCTCTTTCCGATAATGATAAGCTAGAGGAGTCAGTATATTCTTATGGCGAAGATTTCCAATATGTCTAATGGCAACATCAAACTCTTCCTTATCCAACTTGCTCATATCACGAATCCTCTTCACCACCACCGACACCCCATTAGCCATCACGGCCTTGTAGGCCGAACCCAACCCTCCATTGCCTAACACCTCAGCAGCCGCCTTCATCAAGTCCGCCAAACCAAACGGACCCTTCTCATTGTTGATGACAATTAGGTCACCAATCCCGGCATTACTATTTTTCCCGTGTTGAGACCCTTTCTTACTTCCATGTTCACTCCCTCCCTTCTTATGTGACGAATGATCTCCCGCCTTTTTTGAGCTACCTCCAACTCCATTTTGGCTAGCTACACTCCTTGTACTCCCACCCCCACCCTTCATGCTGTTCCCTTGAACACGAACCTCCACAACATCTTCCATGACCGATTCTCTACGAAGCACACTAAAATCGTCATCTTTGTTCTTAGACTTCATCATTGTCGTTACGAGCAACAAGAGGACCATTATCACCACAATGCCAATCATTACCCCAATAGTAGTCGCGACGTTACCACCTTTTCCATTTTGTAGTTTCTTACAATCAATTCCCACTATTTTCCCACAAATTCCTGTATTTCCTTTAAAAGCATCAGCACCAAATCTTTCCAT
It includes:
- the LOC141592489 gene encoding pollen receptor-like kinase 3, whose translation is MSAVGFLLLLLCLSLSPPVSLSITEAEALLTFKKSLTNTGKLSSWKENSRPCEDKWEGVFCEEGKPIILRLHLTKMDLSGVVDINALSQIKNLKTLSLSNNSFSGPLPTFNQLAGLRALYISSNKFSGLIPGDYFAGTTLRRVWLSDNEFSGNIPESLGKLASLTALHLERNKFTGLIPDISQKSLTELDMSGNQLVGEIPVSMERFGADAFKGNTGICGKIVGIDCKKLQNGKGGNVATTIGVMIGIVVIMVLLLLVTTMMKSKNKDDDFSVLRRESVMEDVVEVRVQGNSMKGGGGSTRSVASQNGVGGSSKKAGDHSSHKKGGSEHGSKKGSQHGKNSNAGIGDLIVINNEKGPFGLADLMKAAAEVLGNGGLGSAYKAVMANGVSVVVKRIRDMSKLDKEEFDVAIRHIGNLRHKNILTPLAYHYRKEEKLVVSEYISKGSLLYVLHGDRGTCHAELNWPTRLKIIKGIASGLQYLYAEFSSYDLPHGNLKSSNVLITDNYEPLLSDYAFIKMVSINQAAQGMFAYKAPEALENQPITPKADVYCLGIIILEILTGKFPSQYLNAGKGGTDVIQWVRSAIEEKKEGEFLDPEIVSSYEDSLPSMIELLHVGAACTESDLDKRPSMDDAIARIERIQG